One Desulfonatronum thiodismutans DNA segment encodes these proteins:
- a CDS encoding PilZ domain-containing protein, whose protein sequence is MHPGQADRRKSIRKEVLAPAVMQIEADGRRFTSQAIVKNLSLGGLQVALYDYDDDLRKLDLTNSHGAICFRFSGGSREYRATCQTIRVEKWNYTIQIGAMFTDMSESQRRSLEDICASA, encoded by the coding sequence ATGCATCCAGGGCAGGCAGATCGAAGGAAAAGTATCCGTAAGGAAGTTCTGGCCCCGGCAGTCATGCAGATCGAGGCGGACGGGAGAAGATTCACCTCCCAGGCCATTGTTAAAAATCTTTCTTTGGGAGGTCTTCAGGTCGCGCTTTATGACTATGACGATGATCTTAGGAAGTTGGATCTCACGAACAGCCACGGTGCCATTTGTTTTCGTTTTTCAGGCGGGTCCAGGGAATATCGAGCGACCTGCCAAACCATTCGCGTCGAGAAATGGAACTATACGATCCAAATTGGCGCAATGTTCACGGATATGAGCGAAAGCCAACGCAGAAGCCT
- a CDS encoding diguanylate cyclase domain-containing protein, which yields MPQNLLASFSNPRILIIDDEQLFRDAVSDYLKEQGFKTHTAANGRSGLEAFQKFAPHAVLVDLRMEEVDGLEVVASVVKESPETPCIVVSGTGVLQDAIEALRIGASDYVTKPVQDLEALVHVVRRCLERARLQQENRLYRERLEEQVTQRTAELRSRTMELEEVNSKLLAEITERKRVEKLIAKAKKEWETTFDSVSDHVSIVGPDFRFLRVNKTLAAHHGMHPREMIGMLCLGIIGCMDLGASICPHKTFIEEAGKSAREQIIHCQELDQWDYLSTTPLYNDGEYIGTLLVYRDVTERVRTEKALKESENRFRLLAENATDMVTRLSPGGDFIYVSPSCQTILGFAPQTLVGKSLFDFIHSDCTSKAAACLREETCRFVCRMHTISDAYVWLDISTKLLRDAKTGVILEVQASSRDITEAIHAQEALQRSNEKFSKAFHTSLDGFAIVNIDNATVLEANPSFAQTLDLDHGKLVGMSLESLPCWLTKADQQRLRRELDDKREVRDFEAILHTLGGEEVFVQLSASFLELQQEPCIIYSLKNITSQKLAEKEIKFMAMHDQLTGLPNRRLFLDRFEQTLNRARRYGEKACLMFVDLDAFKEINDEMGHQIGDAVLKETAMRLEKCVRKSDTVARIGGDEFVLILGGQVEAQQVENVARKITRELSKDIVAFGYQCAISASIGISLFPGDGQSLDVLMQKADAAMYQAKKAGGDMFLFYSFDTAPPQSTAFS from the coding sequence ATGCCCCAAAATTTGCTCGCCTCCTTTTCAAATCCAAGAATTTTGATAATTGACGACGAACAGTTGTTCCGGGATGCTGTTTCCGACTATCTGAAAGAACAAGGATTCAAGACACATACAGCCGCCAATGGCCGGTCCGGTCTCGAAGCGTTTCAGAAATTCGCCCCCCATGCCGTCCTGGTAGATTTGCGCATGGAAGAGGTCGACGGCCTGGAGGTGGTCGCCTCGGTGGTCAAGGAATCTCCCGAAACGCCATGCATCGTGGTTTCCGGGACAGGCGTGCTCCAGGACGCCATCGAAGCCTTACGCATCGGCGCAAGCGACTACGTGACCAAGCCGGTGCAGGATCTGGAAGCCTTGGTGCATGTGGTCCGACGTTGCCTGGAGCGAGCCAGGCTGCAACAGGAAAACCGCCTTTACCGCGAACGGTTGGAGGAGCAAGTGACCCAGCGGACCGCGGAGTTGCGGTCCAGGACCATGGAACTGGAAGAGGTCAATTCCAAATTACTGGCCGAGATCACGGAGCGCAAGCGCGTCGAGAAGCTTATCGCCAAGGCCAAGAAGGAGTGGGAGACGACGTTTGATTCCGTCTCGGATCATGTCAGCATTGTTGGCCCGGATTTTCGCTTCCTGCGCGTGAACAAAACCTTGGCCGCGCACCATGGCATGCATCCCCGAGAGATGATCGGCATGCTCTGCCTGGGAATCATTGGATGCATGGATTTGGGCGCCTCGATCTGCCCACATAAGACGTTCATTGAGGAGGCGGGGAAATCAGCACGGGAGCAGATCATCCACTGCCAAGAACTGGATCAGTGGGACTACCTCTCAACAACGCCCCTGTACAACGACGGGGAGTACATCGGCACCCTTCTGGTCTACAGGGACGTAACCGAGCGCGTCCGGACCGAGAAAGCCCTCAAGGAGAGCGAAAACAGGTTCAGGCTGCTGGCCGAGAACGCCACGGACATGGTCACGCGGCTGTCACCGGGCGGAGATTTCATCTACGTTTCCCCATCCTGCCAGACCATTCTGGGGTTTGCCCCCCAGACCTTGGTGGGGAAGTCACTGTTTGATTTCATCCATTCGGACTGCACCTCCAAAGCGGCGGCCTGCCTGCGCGAAGAAACCTGCAGGTTTGTCTGTCGAATGCACACCATCAGCGACGCCTACGTCTGGCTGGACATATCCACAAAGCTCCTGCGGGACGCGAAAACAGGCGTTATTCTCGAGGTACAAGCCTCTTCCCGGGACATCACCGAGGCCATCCACGCCCAAGAAGCCCTCCAACGCAGCAATGAGAAATTCTCCAAAGCCTTCCACACGAGCTTGGACGGGTTTGCCATCGTCAACATCGACAACGCAACGGTGCTGGAGGCCAACCCCAGCTTTGCCCAGACCCTTGACTTGGACCACGGGAAACTGGTCGGCATGAGCCTGGAGTCTCTACCCTGCTGGCTGACCAAGGCCGACCAGCAACGCCTGCGCCGGGAGTTGGACGATAAACGGGAAGTCCGAGACTTTGAGGCGATCCTGCACACCCTCGGCGGGGAAGAAGTTTTCGTTCAACTGTCGGCGAGCTTTCTCGAACTCCAGCAGGAACCCTGCATCATCTATTCGTTGAAAAATATCACGAGCCAGAAACTGGCTGAAAAAGAAATCAAGTTCATGGCCATGCATGACCAGCTCACCGGTCTTCCCAACAGGCGCCTGTTCCTGGACCGTTTCGAACAGACCCTGAACAGAGCCAGGCGCTACGGGGAGAAGGCCTGCCTGATGTTCGTGGATCTTGATGCATTCAAGGAAATCAACGACGAAATGGGCCATCAGATAGGCGACGCGGTGCTTAAGGAAACCGCGATGCGTCTGGAAAAATGCGTCCGAAAGTCGGACACCGTGGCGCGGATCGGCGGCGACGAATTCGTCCTGATCCTGGGCGGCCAGGTGGAGGCGCAACAGGTCGAAAATGTCGCCCGCAAGATTACCCGTGAACTATCCAAGGATATCGTGGCATTTGGATATCAGTGCGCTATCAGCGCAAGCATCGGGATCAGTCTTTTCCCTGGAGACGGCCAGAGCCTGGACGTGCTGATGCAGAAGGCCGACGCGGCCATGTACCAGGCCAAAAAAGCCGGAGGGGACATGTTCCTGTTTTATTCATTCGATACCGCCCCGCCCCAGTCAACGGCCTTTTCGTGA
- a CDS encoding PEP-CTERM sorting domain-containing protein, whose product MRKKNVLMVMALGLFFMATTAHASLVTLELFTDAKVQAALVNTGSFDGYSEGSWHTTIGPFNTFGFITPFMEMNIQRNSFDIKITTNFAEGDPNTYRTELGDMFFVTESSVFAIAMNSNGGFYSNVTPRHSTDVFPAQATAANISSYAYGNLFGYGTLGSGETMAPYVRIDEDADLMNNTNFTMTSPKPYTYTISGDFNLLAALGMTSMAQTFDVVLAPTCANSVLWARASLTSDPPGGGVVPEPGTIALLGLGLIGLFFGRKRFLKKIG is encoded by the coding sequence ATGCGCAAAAAAAACGTTTTGATGGTCATGGCCCTGGGCCTTTTCTTCATGGCTACGACGGCGCATGCGTCGTTGGTGACATTGGAGCTCTTTACAGATGCCAAGGTGCAGGCCGCCCTGGTCAATACAGGTTCATTCGATGGCTATTCTGAGGGAAGTTGGCATACAACCATAGGGCCATTTAATACTTTTGGGTTCATCACTCCATTTATGGAAATGAATATTCAAAGAAATTCATTTGATATTAAAATAACTACAAATTTTGCAGAAGGCGATCCCAATACATATCGAACTGAGCTTGGTGACATGTTTTTTGTCACGGAGTCTAGCGTCTTTGCTATTGCTATGAATTCTAATGGTGGTTTTTACTCTAACGTCACCCCACGCCACTCAACTGATGTATTTCCTGCCCAAGCAACAGCAGCTAACATTTCCAGCTATGCGTACGGGAACTTGTTTGGTTATGGAACTCTTGGTTCAGGGGAGACAATGGCTCCATACGTTCGAATCGATGAAGATGCCGATCTCATGAATAATACAAACTTTACAATGACTTCCCCAAAGCCATACACCTACACCATCTCAGGTGATTTCAATCTGCTTGCCGCCCTTGGCATGACTTCCATGGCCCAAACCTTTGACGTGGTTTTGGCCCCCACCTGCGCCAACTCCGTACTTTGGGCCAGGGCAAGCCTTACGTCCGATCCTCCTGGCGGAGGCGTCGTGCCTGAGCCCGGCACCATCGCGCTGCTTGGTCTTGGGCTGATCGGATTGTTCTTCGGCAGGAAGCGGTTCTTGAAAAAAATAGGCTGA
- the prsR gene encoding PEP-CTERM-box response regulator transcription factor, which yields MNKLLIVDDNQDIRKQLKWGLGRDYELELAENADHALELFGRSKPGVVTLDLGLPPHEDSSEEGFRCLTEILKLAPTAKVIVITGNDGQENALKAIQLGAYDFYRKPIDLEELRIIIKRAFHLASLEEENRRLFNASLPGLDETLGIIGQCPKMQEVFSSIRKVAASDVSILITGESGTGKELAARAIHAKSPRRTGAFVAINCGAIPENLLEAELFGHEKGAFTGAHARNQGKVEYAHQGTLFLDEIGELPLSLQVKLLRFLQEKTIQRVGGRQDIQVDARILAATNIDIHKAMATGAFREDLFYRIGVVTIDLPPLRDRDEDVLILANLFLRRSCREQNRKTGGFSRNAIASLRGYEWPGNVRELENKVQRAVIMTNTPLIEPQDLGFESTPTTNGGWSPPQAATLREGRELVERQMVQAALAEQAGNIAQAAKALGIARPTMYDLMKKYDIQA from the coding sequence ATGAATAAACTGCTTATTGTCGACGACAACCAGGATATCCGCAAACAGCTCAAATGGGGGCTGGGGCGGGATTACGAATTGGAACTGGCTGAAAACGCGGACCATGCCTTGGAGCTGTTCGGCCGGAGCAAGCCCGGCGTGGTCACCCTGGATCTGGGCCTGCCGCCTCATGAGGACAGTTCCGAGGAGGGCTTTCGCTGTTTAACGGAGATCCTCAAGTTGGCCCCGACGGCCAAAGTGATCGTGATCACGGGCAACGACGGTCAGGAGAACGCCCTCAAGGCCATCCAGTTGGGGGCTTACGACTTTTACCGCAAGCCCATTGACCTTGAAGAACTGCGGATCATCATCAAGCGGGCCTTTCACCTTGCCTCCCTGGAGGAGGAGAATCGCCGCCTGTTCAACGCTTCTTTGCCCGGCCTGGACGAGACTCTCGGCATTATCGGCCAGTGCCCGAAGATGCAGGAGGTCTTCTCCTCCATCCGCAAGGTGGCCGCATCCGACGTCTCGATCCTGATCACGGGAGAATCCGGGACCGGAAAGGAACTGGCGGCCAGGGCCATCCACGCCAAAAGCCCGCGCAGGACCGGCGCTTTTGTGGCCATCAATTGCGGGGCCATCCCTGAAAATCTTTTGGAAGCGGAGTTATTCGGTCATGAGAAAGGGGCGTTCACCGGCGCGCACGCCCGCAACCAGGGCAAGGTTGAATACGCTCACCAGGGGACTTTGTTCTTGGATGAAATCGGGGAGTTGCCCCTGAGCCTGCAAGTCAAGCTGTTGCGCTTTCTGCAGGAAAAAACGATCCAGCGCGTGGGTGGTCGCCAGGACATTCAGGTGGATGCCCGCATCCTTGCCGCAACGAACATCGACATCCACAAGGCCATGGCAACCGGCGCTTTCCGGGAAGATCTGTTCTATCGCATCGGCGTGGTAACCATCGACCTGCCGCCGCTCAGGGACCGGGATGAAGACGTCCTGATCCTGGCCAACCTTTTTTTGCGCAGGAGTTGCCGGGAGCAGAACCGCAAGACCGGCGGCTTCAGCCGGAACGCCATTGCCTCCTTGCGCGGCTATGAATGGCCGGGCAATGTCCGGGAGCTGGAAAACAAGGTCCAGCGGGCCGTGATCATGACCAATACCCCGCTGATCGAGCCGCAGGACCTGGGGTTTGAAAGCACGCCCACAACCAACGGCGGCTGGTCGCCTCCCCAGGCGGCCACTTTGCGGGAGGGACGCGAATTGGTGGAACGGCAAATGGTCCAAGCCGCCCTCGCGGAGCAGGCCGGGAACATCGCCCAGGCCGCCAAGGCCCTGGGTATTGCCAGGCCCACGATGTACGACCTGATGAAAAAGTACGACATTCAGGCCTGA
- a CDS encoding PilZ domain-containing protein encodes MQTVQKRRWLRFLLDLVQDKVVCCLQVNNGPCIEAGLRDVSRRGAGMRILSDYDQLTRGDMVLFKTISKNGDFSILRWRSGCVRWVKPDTGDFGLEFDEPLPYSKMSRRLLDALTEELRGKLVLA; translated from the coding sequence ATGCAAACTGTGCAAAAAAGACGATGGCTACGCTTTCTCCTGGACCTGGTTCAGGACAAGGTGGTCTGCTGTCTTCAGGTCAACAATGGCCCATGTATCGAGGCCGGGTTGCGCGATGTGAGCAGAAGGGGGGCCGGAATGCGTATTTTGAGCGACTACGATCAATTGACCAGGGGGGACATGGTTCTGTTCAAAACCATCTCCAAGAACGGCGATTTTTCGATCCTGCGTTGGCGCAGCGGCTGTGTCAGATGGGTCAAGCCGGACACCGGAGACTTCGGGTTGGAGTTTGACGAACCTTTGCCCTACTCAAAAATGAGCCGCAGGCTGCTCGACGCCCTGACCGAAGAATTGCGAGGCAAACTCGTCCTGGCGTGA
- a CDS encoding tetratricopeptide repeat protein — protein MIRVLSIFTLLLSFCLVSPAPTVWSQETDGPTERRRGLALFRAGDYQQSVEAFSAALKADPENAQILNNRGLAYYRLGKMREAVADFARAVEINPDYYQAWTNKGMVHYRRGESAPALEDSSRAIALRPGFGMPYNTRGLVYLEMGEFEQAVVEFDRVLELDPLYARAYNARGHALSRLGRFEQALKDFDQAIALDPDNPMPWNNRGWSLIQTGRPSEARQDLERAVTLSPRLANAHANLALANRLLGRHDQALDAYGLALDLEPGNPVFLSQRGIVLAQAGRSEAAVKDYSEALEKDPLDATVLNNRGIALTNLRRFDEALADFDRAADLAPGSPEAFINLGNVHIHLGNYARAIASYDQALERDPLRAVSYNNRGYAWRESGHPDRALEDFQRALDIDSEYALAYNNRGVTMILAGRNAQGCQDLQTACRLGYCADLGWARDQGGCP, from the coding sequence ATGATCCGCGTTCTTAGCATTTTCACCCTTCTCTTGTCGTTCTGCCTTGTGTCCCCCGCACCGACGGTCTGGTCCCAAGAGACTGACGGGCCCACGGAAAGACGTCGGGGCTTGGCCTTGTTCCGAGCCGGCGACTACCAACAGTCCGTGGAAGCCTTTTCCGCGGCTTTGAAGGCGGATCCCGAGAATGCCCAAATCTTGAACAACAGAGGGCTTGCGTATTACCGGCTGGGCAAGATGCGCGAGGCCGTGGCTGACTTCGCGCGTGCCGTGGAGATCAATCCGGATTACTACCAGGCGTGGACCAACAAGGGCATGGTCCACTATCGCCGTGGAGAATCGGCTCCGGCTCTGGAAGACTCCAGCCGAGCCATTGCCCTGCGGCCCGGATTCGGCATGCCCTACAATACTCGGGGCTTGGTCTATCTGGAGATGGGGGAGTTTGAGCAGGCCGTGGTTGAGTTTGATCGCGTCCTGGAATTAGATCCTCTGTACGCCCGGGCCTATAATGCCCGCGGACATGCCTTGAGTCGGCTGGGACGCTTTGAGCAAGCCCTGAAAGATTTTGACCAGGCCATCGCCCTTGATCCCGACAACCCCATGCCCTGGAACAATCGCGGCTGGTCTTTGATCCAGACGGGGCGGCCTTCCGAGGCCCGGCAAGACTTGGAGCGCGCGGTGACTCTGTCTCCCAGACTGGCCAACGCCCACGCCAACCTGGCTCTGGCGAACAGACTCCTTGGCCGTCATGACCAAGCCCTGGATGCCTATGGCCTGGCCTTGGACCTGGAGCCCGGCAACCCCGTTTTTTTGAGCCAGCGTGGCATCGTCCTGGCCCAGGCTGGTCGCTCCGAGGCCGCGGTTAAGGACTATTCCGAAGCCCTGGAGAAAGATCCCTTGGACGCCACGGTCCTGAACAACCGGGGCATCGCCCTGACGAATCTGCGTCGCTTTGACGAGGCTCTGGCGGATTTTGACCGGGCCGCGGATTTGGCACCCGGCAGTCCGGAAGCGTTCATCAACCTTGGCAACGTCCATATTCACCTGGGCAACTACGCACGGGCCATCGCCTCCTATGACCAAGCCCTGGAGCGTGATCCGCTAAGAGCCGTTTCTTACAATAACCGCGGCTATGCATGGCGCGAATCCGGGCATCCGGACCGGGCCCTTGAGGACTTTCAACGTGCTTTGGACATTGATTCAGAATACGCGCTTGCCTACAACAACCGTGGGGTGACTATGATCCTGGCGGGACGTAATGCCCAAGGCTGTCAGGACTTGCAAACCGCTTGCCGCCTTGGCTATTGCGCGGACTTGGGTTGGGCGAGGGATCAGGGGGGCTGTCCGTAA